The Aeoliella mucimassa genome includes the window ACGCGCAAGCGAATGTTAGCTTGCGTGGGCGTTCGCTGCTGCGCGGTTGTCAAAGCTGTTGGCTTTAGGCTGTAAGCGGTAGGCTGAGATCTTTCAGTCGCCGGAAGCTCCATCAAGATGACATATTCGCATTCCGCATTCCCCAATCCGAAATCCGCAATCCAGACTCCCCTCCCAAAAATACTTTCCCACGCATGGGAATCTATTTTGGGCAACTATTGCGGAGGTGTTGCTGTAACTACTGAAGTACCAACGACTTGCGATAAGTGCGCAGCGGGATAATAGATTCCCACTCGATGCGTTTTGGGAAATGGGGAATCTATTTGGGCTCGAAAACCCTGGTTTTGCAGAGTGAGTGCCGATTCAATTTACCCACTCGTGGGAAAATTGGGAAACAATCAGCATGGCAAGCGGAACGACCGCATGTGTGCGGCGCCGCACGGCGGGGGTTACTCGCTCTGCTGCTCTTTGGCCAGCGAATCGAGCTCTTCGAGCTTCAACCGGACGCTGCACACGTAGGGCGGCTCGCCGGGGGTCCAGTGCCCGTAAGTGGTGGTAACAAACGTCCCGTCGGGCAAGACTTCGACGCCGGGATAGGCGCAGTCGGCGCCCTTATGGTTGTCCATCAACCGCACGCGATACTGCCCTTCGCGACCGGCGACAATGTCGTCGTAGGTACCGACCCAGGCGACCCAATCCCCCTTCGTCGGGCTGTCGTGGGTTTGATCGCGAAACGAAATGAACAGCCGACCGTCAGGAGCGTACTTGCCGGTGTGGCGATCGCCGGTCAGCGCGGCTGGTAGCTCGCGCGGCTCGGTCCACGATTCCCCTTCATCATCGGAGAAAATTACATATGAGTTTCGACGACGAGAATTTTCGCGAAGCAGCACGGCCATTTGCGTTCCGTCGGGCGAGCGGATGCAGCCCGGCTCGCACAGATGCACCTTGGAATCATGCTGCACCGCGATCGGATCCGACCAGGTGAGCCCACCATCGGTCGACAACGTTTTGTAAAGCGTGAACTCCACCGGATTAGCCCGTTGACTACTTTTTGTGAAATACCGCCCGTCGTCGTGGAACATCGCCAGATAATGGCCCGGCTTGGCCAGCGGTTCGACAAAGCCCATGACTACGATGCCGCCCCAATCGCCGACTTGCTTGAGTTCGCTCCAGCTTTGGCCGTCGTCCTCCGACACCGCCAAGCGAGCGGGGTAGCGGCCCGACCACATGATGATTCGCTTGGTTCCTTCGGCGTCGACCACTCGGTGCAGGGTCGGCACCTCTTGGCTGGTGGCCCACGAACTGGGGGTCGGCAGCCGGTCCGACCAGGTGAGCCCGCCGTCGGAGCTTCGCTTGTAAACCACCGCCCCTCGGCCATGGCCTTTGGGGTACACGCACAGGATGGTCTTGCCATCTTCGAGCAACAACGTCGTCGGATGCCCCAGGTACTGACCTGGCTCCCGATCGACGATTACCTGACGCTCGGTTTGATCGGCGAGATTGATTGTCGGAATCGTATAGCCGCGTGGCTCGTCCGCTATCGAAGGATTACCGAACGAAAACAGAGCAACAGAACAGAGCAGAACCGTTAGAGAAGACCGCATGAAACATTCTCCATGGAAACAAACGAGGGCAGGCGAGTTGCCGCTGGTGGGCCGCAAGTATAACCGCGTGTTGCAGGAGAGTGAAAATCTTTCTGAATAAACCACACAATCGATCGAAACAAAAAAGCGAGTGGTCCATCGCGACGGACCACTCGCTTGCAAGAAACAAAATCAACGCACGACTGTTACATGTACTGGTTAATCACGTTCTCAAACAGCTCTTGGCGGCCGCTTTGATTCGGTGCCGCCTGGCCTTTTTCGAGCATGATTTTCTCGAGCGATTCGAGCGTGTGCTGGCCGGCTTCGATCTCCGCACCGAGTCCGCTGTTCCAGCTCGCGTAGCGATCGGCGACCATCTGCTCGAGTCGTCCATCCGCACGCATTGCGGCGGCAATCTTCAACCCCCGAGCGAAGGCATCCATCCCACCGACATGAGCATAGAACAAATCGATCGGCTCGAAGCTCTCCCGGCGCACCTTGGCGTCGAAGTTCACGCCGCCGGTCTTAAGCCCACCATACTTAAGAATCGAATGCATGCACTGCGTGGTCACGTAAATGTCGGTCGGGAACTGGTCGGTATCCCAACCGAGCAACAAGTCGCCGGTGTTGGCGTCGATCGAACCAAGCGCGCCAGCCGATCCGGCGACTTCGAGTTCGTGCTGCATGGTGTGCCCGGCCAGAGTGGCGTGGTTCGTCTCGAGGTTCAGCTTGAAGTGATCCATCAAATCGAACTGACGCAGGAAGTTCAAGCAGGCGGCCGCGTCGCTGTCGTATTGATGCTTGGTCGGTTCCTTGGGCTTCGGCTCGATGTAAAACGGCCCGGTAAAGCCGATTTGCTTCGCGTAGTCGACCGCCATGTGCAGGAAGCGGGCGAGATGTTCCTGCTCGCGTTTCAGGTCGGTATTCCACAAGCACTGGTAGCCTTCGCGACCACCCCAGAAGGTGTAGCCTTCGCCGCCGAGTTCGTGGGTGATCTCCAGCGCCTTCTTCACTTGCGCGGCCGCGTACGCGTACACTTCGGCATTGCAACTGGTTGCCGCCCCGTGCATGTAACGCGGGTTCGAGAACATGTTGGCCGTGCCCCACAACAGCTTGACGCCGGTACGCTGTTGCTCTTCCTTCATCACCGCAGCGATCGCGTCGAGATTCTTGTGCGACTCGCTCAGCGAATTGCCTTCGGGTGCGATATCGCGATCGTGGAACGCGTAATACGGGACTCCCAGTTTCTCAAAAAACTCAAACGCAACACGCACTCGGTTCTGGGCATTCTCAATCGACTCACTTCCGTCGTCCCAGGGACGTTGCATGGTCGGTGCGCCGAACGGGTCGGCACCTGTGGCGCGGAACGTGTGCCAGTACACCACACTAAAACGCAGGTGCTCGCGCATCGTGCGGCCTTCGATCACTTCGTCGGCATTGTAGTGACGGAACGCCAGCGGGTTCAGGCTGTCGGGACCTTCGTAAGCGATCGATTCGATCTCAGGAAAAGCAGTCATGGCTACTCACGGTGGTTAGAAAGCGTGCGAAGAGGGCAGTTGAGCCGCTCGGGACGCACCCGGGCGGTTCGATTGACTTTCTACCAATGTACGGCCTGCCGCTTGCGAGCAATAGACCCGCTAGTGCTCGTGCTATGGGTCGGGAGTCGCGGGCTCGTGCACCAACCAGGCGACGATCTTGCTACCCAGCCCTGCTTTCCAAAAGCTCAACATCACCGCAGCCAGCAAAACCGCGCATCCCCCCGCGTACCAGACGAGCCCTTGCCGCAGCTTTTCGTTCTCGATCTCCAGCAGCATCCCCCGACTCGCGCAAGCCAAGAGCAACAGGGCCAACCACCCAATCGGCAACAACTGCCACCGGATGCGCGTGACCATCAGGTAGGCGATGCCGAGGACCAACATGCCCGCCAGCAGCCACTCCACGGTATGCGACAAACTGGCGACCCAAGGTGGAGGAGGATCGAGCACCACCACGCTACCCGCCAAGGCCAGCAGTATTGGCCCGATCAGTCGCAAGAGCTTTGCAAACAGATCGCGGCACACGAGCGGCAACATCAAACTCCACGCCGACCAAAGCACCACCCCGCGCCAGCCTTGCTGCTCGCTCACCCAGCGTTGCTCGAACGAAGTTGCCAGCAACACCAAGGCCAAGGCCCCCGCGGCCGACAGCAGCAGCGAGTTGGCTTTCCAGAGGCCGAATGCGATGAGCGCGACGAACACAAGCATCAAGAACCACCATTGCGGAACATGAAGTTGGTGGAACGTGAGGGTCTCGGCATCCAAGCAGGCCAGGAACAAGAGACTCGCCATGGCCAAGATGCGGGCGCCGGAGGCTCGGCGGAGCATCGCAACCAGGGCGATCGCAGCGATGCAAATGGCGGTAAGCAACGGAGGAGCTGCCAAGGCATGCTGCAAATGACGCAGCGACAACGCCTGCGCAGGCGAAACTTGCGTTGGAAACGACAGCAGTGCGATGCATGGCAGCATCAGCAGCGCGGCGCGTTGCAGGCCGATCCGACGGTGCACCAGCCCGAACTCGAGCAACAGCACCGCGATCGCCAGCAGCACCGGCACCAGAAAGTAGGGATGAAACGCGGGAGACAGGCCGCGTGCGTCGGTGAACGACACGCTGAGCATCCACAACCGCACCGCCAGGGCGAGCCCCATCATCACGAAGATCGACCACGGGTAGTAAGGCCAGAGCCATGGCGTTCCGTGTCGGTTATCGGCCAGCGTCTTGCAGCGAATCGCGGGCAACAACAGCAGCAGCGAAACCGCCGAGGCACCGCTAAACGCAAGCACTCCGACGCACATTTGGTCTTCGTGGCCATCAATCGACAACCGCCCGAGCACCGCGGGGAATGCAAACAGCAAGGCCAACTGCACATAGAACGGGCCGCGATAGATCAGCGGCAAGCGAATCCGCAGTCCCGCGAGTACTCCCTCGACCACCACCGCGCAGAACACAAAGGCAACGAGCAACCACTGCCCGCCGGATGTTGGGTTATTCAGACACAGCAGGTCATAGCTGGTGGAGATGGCCATGAACATGAGCAACACCACCAGCAGAATGGTGCGAGCATCTTCCCACATTCGACCGAACCGCACGACCAACCACCCCGAGGCGGCCAACATCAATACGTAGGCAAACAACAACGAGGTTTTGAGACTACTAACCTGCAATCCTCCATCGGACGATGCGTGGTGGATGCCGTACAGAACGAGCGCAGCACTAACAAGATAGAGCGGATTATGCGGATACACCCGGCACAACCACCCCGCAGCAGATCGAGACTGCATAGCGATATTCCTCGAGTTACAGCAGTTCCATCCCCTGCTGGCTCGCTGAATGGTTTGCCAGCCTGGGGATTGGTTATTGCAACACGAGAGAACTTTTTTCGCTTATTTGCTCGATTCGTCAGTCGATTCGGTGACCGGCTGCGTGGGGCGAATCAGCAATTCAGGGTGGTCGATCATCATGTAGTGCCCGTGATCGGCAGTGACAATCAGTACCGATTCTTCCCAACTACTGTTCTTCTCGACCCAGTCGGTAATCACTTTCACCGCAGCGTCACCAGAGTTCACGGCGCCGATCGAGTTGTCGATGTTGTTGTCGTGGTTTGCCCAGTCGACGTCGCCCGCTTCCACCATCATCCAGAATGGCTTGTCGGTGGCCTCCAACACGGCGAGAGCAGCGGTGGTCATTTCGGCCAGCTTGGGATTCTCCTGCACATCGCCCTCGCTGTATTCGATCGGCCCGCCGCTCACGCCTGGCGCGGGGTCGTAAGCTCCGTCGGCCGAGGCGTAAGGCAGGTGGCCATCGTTCGAACCGCCGAAGCCGTAGACGCCGTAGAAACCAAAGAGGCGAGTCTTGTTCTCAATCGCCTTGTTTACCGCAGCGGTCAGCGTGTCTTTGCCGGCGACCCCTTCGGTGCGGAGGGCCACCGAGTAATTACCACCATGATCCATATCGATTGCTTTAAGATCCTGGTCGGTCAGGTACTTGTTACCAACCACGAAATTCTCGCCTTGGCCACGGTCGCTATCGGTATCGACGCCAAAGCCGGCGCCGATCAATACATCGACTCCCTGAAGGGCTTGCTCGGGATGGCTAACCGAAGGAAGTCCCAGCAAGTCGCGGGTGATGTCTTGGTAATCGTTACGACTCACGTTGTGAGAGTAGGTAGCCGCAGGGGTCGCATGGCTGATTGGCACGCTGGTGACAACCCCGATCTTATAGCCGGCAGCCTGAGCAAGGTGGGCTACACTCGGTTGGGGGCGACCTTCGTAAGTAACACCGATTGCTCCGTTGTACGACTTAACGCCGCAGTTCATGCTCGTGGCCGAAGTTGCCGAGTCGGTATAGGCATGACGCACCAGGGCGTCGCGCGGACCGGCAATCAGGTACTCGGGCACGGTCGCAAGACTCCACGGGTAGCGACCAGCAATCTGGGCGTTGTATCCGCCTGGCAACCCGCTGCCGGGATTCTTTACGCGTTGCGAGTTGACATCCACCTGCGCTCCATCGCGATAGGGGCTCGTGACCATCCAACCGTACTGGGTGGTTCCCCCCGCCTGATACTCTTGAAAGTGAGTGCCGGTGCCTCGACCTTCGTCGTAGCTCACCTTTTGCTCGTTGTAGATCGCAGCGATGCGAGTGGTCGGCCAGTCCATGCCATCGAACACAACAAGAAACACATGCTTCTTGCCCGCTTCGACCGCGGCGAGTTCGAGATCAAAGATATTGGTTTGATCCATGTAGGTCGCTTCGCTATCGAGCGAAGTTTGCACATCGCTCTGATAGAGATGCTGAACCTTCTGAGGGTCGCGGTACGGGCTGTTCTCGCCGGTGTAGCTATCGAGGTCGATTCCTTCGCCGGCTCCCTTGGTGCCAAATGCGTAGACGGGAATCAAGCGATTGCTATGCGATGTCCACGAACTGTAACGACTGCTGTCGACTCCCCAATGCACTGCGTCGCAGTGCTTGGTTTCGATGGCTTGAGTTTGCATGTCGCGAATCTCGTCGGCTTCGACGAACGCGGCAGAAAGCACACAACTGGCAAGACAAAACAGACGAATCAACATGGCTATTCAATACCCTGGGATGCAAATATATCCTGCAAAACAAGCAATTAGACCGGAGCGATCTGCGAATCGCAAGGCTCCAGGATAGACGAAATAGCAGCCGTGCGGGGGTATTTCGCACATTACCGAAGGCAAATCTAAGTCCCTCGCCGCTGACGCTGGCAC containing:
- a CDS encoding sialidase family protein, with product MRSSLTVLLCSVALFSFGNPSIADEPRGYTIPTINLADQTERQVIVDREPGQYLGHPTTLLLEDGKTILCVYPKGHGRGAVVYKRSSDGGLTWSDRLPTPSSWATSQEVPTLHRVVDAEGTKRIIMWSGRYPARLAVSEDDGQSWSELKQVGDWGGIVVMGFVEPLAKPGHYLAMFHDDGRYFTKSSQRANPVEFTLYKTLSTDGGLTWSDPIAVQHDSKVHLCEPGCIRSPDGTQMAVLLRENSRRRNSYVIFSDDEGESWTEPRELPAALTGDRHTGKYAPDGRLFISFRDQTHDSPTKGDWVAWVGTYDDIVAGREGQYRVRLMDNHKGADCAYPGVEVLPDGTFVTTTYGHWTPGEPPYVCSVRLKLEELDSLAKEQQSE
- the xylA gene encoding xylose isomerase, producing MTAFPEIESIAYEGPDSLNPLAFRHYNADEVIEGRTMREHLRFSVVYWHTFRATGADPFGAPTMQRPWDDGSESIENAQNRVRVAFEFFEKLGVPYYAFHDRDIAPEGNSLSESHKNLDAIAAVMKEEQQRTGVKLLWGTANMFSNPRYMHGAATSCNAEVYAYAAAQVKKALEITHELGGEGYTFWGGREGYQCLWNTDLKREQEHLARFLHMAVDYAKQIGFTGPFYIEPKPKEPTKHQYDSDAAACLNFLRQFDLMDHFKLNLETNHATLAGHTMQHELEVAGSAGALGSIDANTGDLLLGWDTDQFPTDIYVTTQCMHSILKYGGLKTGGVNFDAKVRRESFEPIDLFYAHVGGMDAFARGLKIAAAMRADGRLEQMVADRYASWNSGLGAEIEAGQHTLESLEKIMLEKGQAAPNQSGRQELFENVINQYM
- a CDS encoding alkaline phosphatase, coding for MLIRLFCLASCVLSAAFVEADEIRDMQTQAIETKHCDAVHWGVDSSRYSSWTSHSNRLIPVYAFGTKGAGEGIDLDSYTGENSPYRDPQKVQHLYQSDVQTSLDSEATYMDQTNIFDLELAAVEAGKKHVFLVVFDGMDWPTTRIAAIYNEQKVSYDEGRGTGTHFQEYQAGGTTQYGWMVTSPYRDGAQVDVNSQRVKNPGSGLPGGYNAQIAGRYPWSLATVPEYLIAGPRDALVRHAYTDSATSATSMNCGVKSYNGAIGVTYEGRPQPSVAHLAQAAGYKIGVVTSVPISHATPAATYSHNVSRNDYQDITRDLLGLPSVSHPEQALQGVDVLIGAGFGVDTDSDRGQGENFVVGNKYLTDQDLKAIDMDHGGNYSVALRTEGVAGKDTLTAAVNKAIENKTRLFGFYGVYGFGGSNDGHLPYASADGAYDPAPGVSGGPIEYSEGDVQENPKLAEMTTAALAVLEATDKPFWMMVEAGDVDWANHDNNIDNSIGAVNSGDAAVKVITDWVEKNSSWEESVLIVTADHGHYMMIDHPELLIRPTQPVTESTDESSK